CGTCCACCCGAAGAGCCCGCCGTAGAACGCCTTGGCCCCCGCGGGATCGGGCGTCATCAGCTCATGCCAAACCACCTGACCGTGTTCCACCTTCCCCATGACGCACCCCCATGTTCGAAATTGTGTTGGTGTCGAGGATTCCCGATGCACACCATCGCGTGACGCGCAACGCGAGCGCATGCCATCGGGAAACGACATGACCTTAGCACAGGCGAGAATAAAAAGCGAACAAAAAACGAACAATGATCGCCGTCAGGTTTCGGCGAGGATCTTGGGGAAAAACGGGAGCGATCGCCCGCCGGACTCGCGCCGGCTCTGTGGCGTCGTTCAGCGGATGCCGTGCTGGTTCAGGAACGGTCCGTAACGTTTGTCGGTGCCGAGGATGTGGTTTTGCAGCCAGTCCTGCAGGAATGCCGTCGTCACCAGCGAAAGCGCGATTTCGCCCGCGTCGAACCGCTTCTTGATGTCCGCCACCTGCTTGATCAGCGCCTGATGTTCCTGCCGGTGCTGGAACGACTCCGGATACCCCGCCGCCGCGAACGCCTTCTCTTCGTCCTCGAAATGCGTCTGCGTGTAGCGAATCAGCTCGGCCAGCGTCGGCTCCAGCGCACCCTGACCCTGGCCCTTCATCATCGCGTCGTGCAGGGTGTTGAGCAGATCGATCAGACGCTTGTGCTGGGTATCGAACTTCGTGACGCCGACCGAATACTCGGTCTTCCAAGTCATGAGACTCATCGACGACCCCACCGTGTCATCGCAATCGCCACTAACGCCGTAGCGGCGTTCCCAACGTGCTATCGGACCGAGCCGGGATGAACTTGAGAGCGGCGGACGCCGACGAAGAAACGCTCGCGTGG
This is a stretch of genomic DNA from Deltaproteobacteria bacterium. It encodes these proteins:
- a CDS encoding hemerythrin family protein, with product MSLMTWKTEYSVGVTKFDTQHKRLIDLLNTLHDAMMKGQGQGALEPTLAELIRYTQTHFEDEEKAFAAAGYPESFQHRQEHQALIKQVADIKKRFDAGEIALSLVTTAFLQDWLQNHILGTDKRYGPFLNQHGIR